A genomic window from Prunus persica cultivar Lovell chromosome G2, Prunus_persica_NCBIv2, whole genome shotgun sequence includes:
- the LOC18785916 gene encoding uncharacterized protein LOC18785916 — protein MAFHTRSNSFPSRPHPIVQEVDEHLCRLRSSEAASTSSSSICHKLSGLEDLHDRVDKLLQLPLTQQALAKEQNEKWTNELLDGSLRLLDGCSSAKDAILQTKECVQDLQSIIRRTRGGESGALTSEVRKYLTSRKMVKKTIQKAMKNLKGIENRSTFSSPNQDNESIAIVNKLREVEAVTLAVFESLLAFISGPKSQPSSWSLVSKMLHSKKVACEEETEANEFAKVDAALNSLIGYKTSKSQYKSVENAQNQLEKLESCIQDQEEGVECLFRQLIKTRVSFLNILNH, from the coding sequence ATGGCTTTCCACACTCGCTCTAACAGCTTCCCTTCAAGGCCACACCCGATCGTTCAAGAAGTTGACGAACATTTGTGTAGACTGAGGTCTTCTGAGGCAGCCTccacatcttcatcatcaataTGCCACAAACTAAGTGGCCTCGAAGACTTGCATGATCGTGTTGATAAGTTGCTTCAGTTGCCTCTCACACAACAAGCCTTGGCCAAAGAGCAGAATGAGAAATGGACTAATGAGCTATTAGATGGCTCTCTCAGGCTCTTGGATGGTTGCAGCAGCGCCAAGGATGCTATCTTGCAAACCAAGGAATGCGTACAGGATCTTCAATCGATCATACGAAGAACACGAGGAGGTGAATCTGGAGCACTCACCAGTGAGGTTAGGAAATACTTAACCTCCAGGAAGATGGTGAAAAAGACAATCCAAAAGGCTATGAAGAATCTCAAGGGAATCGAAAACAGATCCACCTTCTCTTCCCCAAACCAGGACAATGAGTCTATTGCCATTGTTAACAAGTTGAGAGAAGTTGAAGCAGTCACTCTTGCAGTGTTTGAGTCACTGCTGGCCTTCATATCTGGACCAAAATCACAGCCAAGCAGCTGGTCATTGGTCTCCAAGATGCTGCACTCCAAAAAAGTTGCTTGTGAGGAAGAAACAGAAGCCAATGAATTTGCAAAAGTGGATGCTGCATTGAACTCACTCATTGGATACAAGACAAGCAAATCTCAATACAAAAGTGTCGAAAATGCGCAGAACCAGCTTGAGAAGCTAGAGTCATGCATTCAAGACCAAGAAGAAGGAGTTGAGTGCCTATTTAGGCAATTGATCAAAACAAGAGTCTCCTTCCTCAACATCCTTAACCACTAG